One segment of Cutaneotrichosporon cavernicola HIS019 DNA, chromosome: 4 DNA contains the following:
- the MAM3 gene encoding uncharacterized protein (Domain of unknown function DUF21), with amino-acid sequence MDGPAGFSVITCAALNGTLSATKHVHVNPSDPRFVWYILTAITLVALGGIFSGLTLGLMGLDTINLQVLSQAGTPDEQEQAPRVLRLFKIGRHLVLVVLLLCNTLVNTSLPVFLDSVIGGGWIAILGATGLELIFGEVIPQAICNKYGLAIGALFAPFVRALVYFLYPIAKPLAMFLDYLFGAHDEGVRYRKAELKAFVSLGVEDKLADDELLLLGNVLEFSGKTVGTIMTQLGDTYCLPSDRVVNKELIEEVLRKGHTRIPVYEATRPASFLGVMPLRALVGYDSAEEKTARALVSQPLPQCPPDLSLVEAMNYFQSGMSHILLVSTNPGEPRGALGIVTLEDIVEELLGKEIIDETDRYVDMQSRIPVIRPRYPIDHSGIRRIFEGRFNRRRAFLQSAPRTPNTQAVATERLVDIPSEFV; translated from the exons ATGGACGGCCCCGCCGGCTTCTCCGTCATCACATGTGCGGCCCTCAACGGCACGCTATCTG CTACCAAGCACGTCCACGTCAACCCATCCGATCCCAGATTCGTATGGTACATCCTCACGGCCATCActctcgtcgccctcggcggcatcTTCTCGGGCCTCACACTCGGCCTCATGGGCCTTGACACG atcaATCTCCAGGTGCTCAGCCAAGCTGGCACACCAGACGAGCAGGAGCAAGCACCCcgcgtcctccgcctctTCAAGATCGGGCGCCAtctcgttctcgtcgtgctcctcctct gcaACACGCTCGTCAATACGTCACTCCccgtcttcctcgacaGCGTG ATTGGCGGCGGGTGGATTGCTATCTTGGGAGCAACCGGGTTAGAG CTCATCTTTGGCGA AGTCATTCCGCAAG ccatCTGCAACAAGTATGGCCTCGCGATCGGCGCGTTGTTCGCCCCCTTTGTCCGCGCGTTGGTCTACTTCCTGTACCCCATCGCCAAGCCCTTGGCCATG TTTCTTGACTACCTGTTTGGCGCGCATGATGAGGGCGTGCGATACCGTAaagccgagctcaaggcgtTTGTATCcctcggtgtcgaggacaagcttGCGGATGACGaactgctcctcctcggaaACGTGCTGGAGTTCTCGGGGAAGACTGTGGGGACGATAATG ACACAACTCGGCGACACGTACTGTCTCCCGTCGGATCGAGTCGTTAACAAAGAGCTCATTGAGGAG gtccTGCGCAAGGGGCACACGCGCATCCCAGTTTACGAGGCAACGCGGCCCGCGTCTTTCCT TGGTGTCATGCCCCTCCGCGCACTTGTGGGATATGATTCCGCTGAAGAGAAGACCGCCCGCGCGCTTGTCAGCCAACCATTGCCGCAGTGTCCTCCAGATCTCTCCCTCGTGGAAG CCATGAACTACTTCCAGTCCGGAATGAGCCACATTCTGCTGGTATCGACGAACCCAGGCGAGCCACGAGGTGCGTTGGGCATCGTGACGCTTGAAGATATCGTGGAG gaACTCTTAGGCAAGGAGATCATC GACGAGACCGACCGCTACGTCGACATGCAAAGTCGCATCCCCGTCATACGTCCGCGCTACCCCATTGACCACTCTGGCATCCGCCGTATCTTCGAGGGGCGATTCAACCGCAGACGTGCGTTCCTACAGTCAGCCCCGCGCACTCCGAACACGCAGGCGGTTGCGACGGAACGCCTTGTTGACATTCCGAGCGAGTTTGTGTAG
- a CDS encoding uncharacterized protein (Domain of unknown function (DUF4112)) — MPAFAATAARYIAAHAKQYEPADPYYEIITDEAGHQKRRKRDIPAGLSKRDAKALRKIRRRAHYLDKGINLCGFRVGWTFFIGIIPMVGDVTDAALNYVLVVKPARKLDLPTTITSQMMFNNAISAGVGLVPLVGDIGLAVWKANWRNANLLEEFLAQRGAENLAVAAQGQAVVDADVVYQALALDADGILGNVDVVPAHPAAGKPGKKKRGWNPFASHEDAEADADVADTNKAQQEQVATAVKPASTAAAPRR; from the exons ATGCCCGCCTTTGCAGCCACTGCTGCACGC TACATCGCCGCCCACGCTAAGCAGTACGAGCCCGCCGACCCATACTATGAGATCATCACCGACGAGGCTGGGCACCAGAAGCGGCGCAAGCGCGATATTCCGGCCGGACTGAGCAAGCGCGATGCAAAGGCACTCCGGAAGAttcggcggcgcgcacaTTACCTCGACAAAGGCATTAATCTCTGCGGGTTCCGGGTCGGATGGACGTTCTTCATCG gtaTAATCCCGATGGTGGGTGACGTTACCGACGCGGCCCTCAACTACGTGCTGGTCGTCAAGCCcgcgcgcaagctcgacctccccACGACTATCACCAGCCAGATGATGTTCAACAATGCCATCTCGGCTGGCGTCGGTCTCGTCCCCCTAGTTGGCGAcatcggcctcgccgtGTGGAAGGCCAACTGGCGCAACGCGAATCTTCTCGAGGAGTTCCTGGCTCAGCGCGGAGCCGAGAACCTCGCTGTCGCGGCGCAGGGTCaggccgtcgtcgacgcagACGTCGTTTATCAGGCGTTAGctctcgacgccgacggtATTCTTGGTAACGTTGACGTCGTGCCTGCCCACCCGGCGGCCGGGAAGCcggggaagaagaagcgcggaTGGAACCCATTCGCGTCGCATGAAGACGCTGAGGCCGATGCCGATGTCGCCGACACGAACAAAGCGCAGCAGGAGCAGGTCGCCACTGCTGTCAAGCCCGCCTCTACTGCGGCTGCTCCCCGCCGCTAG
- the INT6 gene encoding uncharacterized protein (component of the eukaryotic translation initiation factor 3 (eIF-3) complex, which is involved in protein synthesis of a specialized repertoire of mRNAs and, together with other initiation factors, stimulates binding of mRNA and methionyl-tRNAi to the 40S ribosome. The eIF-3 complex specifically targets and initiates translation of a subset of mRNAs involved in cell proliferation), producing the protein MAEYDLTQKLIPQLDRHLAIPLVNYHVESEIFPPAQVTKAQYDLVKGTNMVDYVKQMFDQAESEGVQVEAQDFDKLRETATTKYTALQAAAQPIMRVIEDPEAVAKLKGGVDKEKNLDLLRSEYNISLEQINALYHFGQYQYSLGAYGDAANLLYHFLIFSPSVELNMSAHWGNLASNILNGEWNAALQEVKDLRDLIDNPHTPAQAKPLAQLQARTWLLHWSLFVFFNLGEGQGCQGLLEMFLSPAYLNTIQTSCPHLLRYLVAAAIISRRAPKPAGTRANRDHVKDLVRIVQMEEYQYSDPVTAFLKDLFVDFDFDRAQNRLKVADQVVRSDFFLSGYADDFVENARWLVSEIFCRIHQRIDISELSKTLNLSNEEGEKWIVNLIRDSRMGVDAKIDLKSNMLHISRPHTTPTATLIETTRGLAFRSQAIQYAMANTSSEQRSGERGERGGRTGGRGRGGRTGGQSRPGTTEKAQEGEAAA; encoded by the exons ATGGCCGAGTACGACCTCACCCAA AAGCTTATCCCCCAGCTGGACCGCCACTTGGCTATTCCGCTGGTCAACTACCATGTCGAGTCGGAGATCTTTCCCCCCGCGCAGGTGACCAAGGCCCA GTatgacctcgtcaagggtACGAACATGGTCGACTATGTCAAGCAGATGTTTGACCAGGCTGAGAGCGAGGGTGTCCAAGTCGAGGCTCAGGACTTTGACAAGCTCCGCGAGACCGCCACGACCAAGTACACTGCGCTGCAGGCTGCGGCTCAGCCGATCATGCGTGTCATCGAGGACCCCGAGGCGgtggccaagctcaagggTGGCgtggacaaggagaagaacctcgacctcctgcGGTCAGAGTACAAC ATCTCGCTCGAGCAGATCAACGCGCTCTACCACTTTGGCCAGTACCAGTACTCGCTCGGCGCGTACGGTGAcgccgccaacctcctTTACCACTTCCTCATCTTCTCGCCTTCGGTCGAGCTGAACATGTCGGCTCACTGGGGTAACCTCGCATCCAACATCCTCAACGGCGAGTGGAACGCTGCTCTCcaggaggtcaaggacctGCGTGACCTTATCGACAACCCGCACACTCCGGCGCAGGCCAAgcccctcgcccagctGCAGGCGCGCACCTGGCTCCTCCACTGGTCGCTCTTTGTCTTCTTCAACCTCGGTGAGGGCCAGGGCTGCCagggcctcctcgagatgTTCCTCTCGCCTGCCTACCTCAACACCATCCAGACTTCGTgcccccacctcctccgctaCCTCGTCGCTGCGGCCATTatctcgcgccgcgccccTAAGCCCGCCGGCACCCGCGCTAACCGCGACCACGTCAAGGACCTGGTCCGCATTGTCCAGATGGAGGAGTACCAGTACTCGGACCCCGTGACTGCCTTCCTTAAGGACCTCTTTGTCGACTTTGACTTTGACCGGGCTCAGAACCGTCTCAAGGTCGCCGACCAGGTTGTTCGCTCGGACTTCTTCCTGTCCGGCTACGCCGACGACTTTGTCGAGAACGCGCGCTGGCTCGTGTCCGAGATCTTCTGCCGCATCCACCAGCGTATCGACATTAGCGAGCTGTCCAAGACGCTCAACCTGTCCaacgaggaaggtgagaAGTGGATTGTCAACCTCATCCGTGACTCGCGCatgggcgtcgacgccaagatcGACCTCAAGAGCAACATGCTCCACATCAGCCGGCCGCACACGACGCCGACTGCCACTCTCATTGAGACGACGCGCGGGCTGGCGTTCCGGTCGCAGGCGATCCAGTACGCGATGGCAAACACGTCGTCCGAGCAGCGCTCGGGCGAGCGTGGTGAGCGCGGCGGACGCACTGGCGGCCGTGGACGTGGCGGAAGGACGGGTGGGCAGTCGCGTCCTGGGACAACTGAGAAGGCGCaggagggtgaggctgCGGCCTAG
- the RPF1 gene encoding uncharacterized protein (Brix) has product MGRDKKIANAVKRGEVFNKARRAKAQDKLKRRMEQRKLEKGEGGEEIRRERLTTNIPRTIDNTRIYDGSSYLTTDPTTLRAAEERAAEASRLVNAPEEAMDEDEGSEEEDEPLAGPSGSQTKAGDEDEDEDEDEDEDEDEDEDEDEDEDEEDEDEDEAEEEAEEQKAPEPVRTAPPRILITTSPGPSKPTYHFCDDLKSIFPGGEFFKRPKGRGFELGRVARWSAKRGFSAVIIVNEDHKKPNALTLINLPAGPTAYFKLSSVQLGSQIHGHGRATAHSPELILNGFTTLLGNSVGGMWAQLFPPLPQFRGRQVATLHNQRDFLFFRRHRYAFTSPTSAKLQEIGPRFTLKLRWMRKGLPSVRAGDGRMPTGGDKSADDEFVIDDDEETAEQERKDEEAAAAAMDNGEATPSGQPIPALDEEQEYEWKWKPKMEVSRRTFFL; this is encoded by the exons ATGGGACGCGACAAGAAGATTGCGAACGCTGTCAAGCGCGGAGAGGTCTTCAACAAGGCCCGCCGCGCGAAGGCGCaggacaagctcaagcgccGTATGGAgcagcgcaagctcgagaagggcgagggcggcgaggagatccGGCGT GAGCGCCTCACGACGAACATCCCGCGCACCATCGACAACACGCGTATCTACGACGGCTCGTCGTACCTCACAACGGACCCGACCACGCTGCGTGCCGCGGAGGAGCGGGCTGCCGAGGCGTCGCGCCTCGTGAACGCGCCAGAGGAAGCCatggatgaggacgaggggagcgaggaagaggacgagcccCTGGCTGGGCCGTCGGGATCCCAGACCAAGGccggtgacgaggatgaggacgaggatgaggacgaggatgaggacgaggatgaggacgaggatgaggacgaggatgaggacgaggaagatgaggacgaggatgaagctgaggaggaggccgaggagcagaAGGCGCCCGAACCGGTGCGgactgcgccgcctcgtaTCCTCATCACCACATCTCCTGGACCCTCCAAGCCGACTTACCACTTCTGCGACGACCTCAAGAGCATCTTCCCTGGTGGCGAGTTCTTCAAGCGCCCTAAGGGCCGCGGGTTCGAGCTGGGTCGCGTTGCTCGCTGGAGTGCGAAGCGCGGGTTCAGCGCGGTCATCATCGTCAACGAGGACCACAAGAAGCCCA ATGCTCTCACGCTCATCAACCTCCCTGCGGGGCCTACGGCCTACTTTAAGCTGAGCAGCGTCCAGCTCGGGTCCCAGATCCATGGACACGGTCGTGCGACCGCCCACAGCC CCGAACTGATCCTTAACGGCTTCACCACTCTGCTTGGTAACAGCGTTGGTGGAATGTGGGCACAGCTCTTCCCTCCACTGCCCCAGTTCCGCGGGCGCCAAGTCGCGACGCTGCACAACCAGCGCGACTTCTTGTTCTTCAGGCGACACCG GTACGCGTTCACCTCTCCCACTTCGGCCAAGCTGCAGGAGATTGGGCCCCGCTTCACACTCAAGCTACGGTGGATGCGGAAGGGCCTGCCGTCAGTTCGTGCCGGCGACGGACGTATGCCGACTGGCGGCGACAAGtctgccgacgacgagtttgtcattgacgacgacgaggagacggccgagcaggagcgcaaggacgaggaggccgctGCAGCCGCGATGGACAACGGGGAGGCTACGCCGAGCGGGCAGCCGATTCCAGCGCTCGATGAGGAGCAGGAGTACGAGTGGAAGTGGAAGCCCAAGATGGAGGTGTCGCGGAGGACATTCTTCCTCTAA
- the PIF1 gene encoding uncharacterized protein (DNA-dependent ATPase and 5'-3' DNA helicase required for the maintenance of both mitochondrial and nuclear genome stability), whose protein sequence is MPSFLTSASAGRGISRVNSFSRDWGEEEQVPSSAPIEWSPSPPRVKHKLPFSAPKPPVASTSASSSVPDDGLTPQERRRRAILEALSPNPSPATTSAPARATISSSLAGPRSNSVPLRPSSSTLLPSSKINFPMKAHKAKPLSAAAAEVQALPELPTLDIKKRLKPWEDDFSSAKKVMETGGLSRTNSSSSVGTSRKKTKPSLPTVNIRNKLVLSTEQQEVLKMVVDQGRNIFFTGSAGAGKSVLLREIIKSLHIKYAKSADAVAVTASTGIAACNIGGVTLHSFGGMGLATEEASILANKVKRNKKAAARWSRTKVLIIDEISMVDAELFDKFNKVGQIMRKKPGVPFGGMQLICTGDFFQLPPVTKNGEPRFCFESTTWTQAIHKQVNLSKVFRQKDERFVNMLNEMRFGRLTPESIETFRRLDRPIPCPEGIVPTELFPRREDVDRSNMTRLRNLSTETKTYVAQDGGVIQDKIQRDKMLSNFMAPQSLELRVDAQVMLIKNIDETLVNGSMGRVLGFCEKIAFVTDTNGRWREGGVREDIQSRDGHDDEQKEKMLSKYDAQVSSSTAKFPVVRFSTPGGGVRDMFVEYDQFKNELPNGEVQVSRAQLPLILAWAMSIHKAQGQTLERVKVDLSKVFEKGQAYVALSRATSLEGLQVRGFRPDKVMAHRKVAVWSRNLDNINV, encoded by the exons ATGCCGtccttcctcacctcgGCTTCTGCTGGGCGCGGCATCTCCCGCGTCAACTCCTTCTCACGCGActggggagaggaggagcaggtaCCCTCCAGCGCACCGATCGAGTGGTCCCCAAGTCCCCCGCGCGTCAAGCACAAGCTTCCCTTCTCCGCCCCGAAGCCCCCAGTtgcctccacctccgctTCTAGTTCCGTCCCCGATGACGGGTTGACGCCACAAGAgcggcgccgccgcgcgatcctcgaggcgctctcGCCCAACCCCTCTCCCGCGACGACATCTGCACCTGCCCGCGCGACCATCTCTTCGTCGCTGGCTGGCCCTCGCTCGAATAGCGTGCCCCTGaggccctcgtcctcgacattgTTACCCTCCAGCAAAATCAACTTCCCTATGAAGGCCCACAAAGCGAAGCCGCTGtcagccgccgccgccgaggtgcAAGCTCTTCCTGAACTCCCGACCCTCGACATCAAGAAGCGCCTCAAGCCGTGGGAGGATGACTTCTC TTCAGCGAAGAAGGTCATGGAGACTGGGGGGTTATCTCGCACCAACTCCTCTTCCAGCGTCGGCACAtcgaggaagaagacgaaACCTTCCTTACCTACGGTCAACATCAGAAACAAGCTTGTCTTGAGTACAGAGCAGCAAGAGGTGCTCAAGATGGTTGTCGACCAGGGGCGGAACATCTTCTTCACTGGTAGTGCTG GCGCAGGCAAGTCCGTCCTACTTCGTGAGATCATCAAGTCGCTGCATATAAAGTATGCCAAATCCGCCGATGCTGTAGCTGTCACCGCCTCGACTGGCATCGCGGCCTGTAACATTGGTGGTGTCACGCTGCATTCGTTCGGCGGCATGGGGCTTGCCACCGAAGAAGCATCTATACTCGCCAACAAGGTCAAGCGCAACAAGAAGGCTGCTGCCCGTTGGTCGCGCACGAAGGTGCTGATCATCGATGAGA TTTCCATGGTTGACGCGGAACTCTTCGACAAGTTCAACAAGGTCGGTCAGATCATGCGCAAGAAACCGGGAGTCCCATTCGGCGGGATGCAGCTCATCTGCACTGGTGATTTCTTTCAGCTCCCTCCCGTCACGAAGAACGGCGAACCCCGTTTCTGCTTTGAATCAACGACTTGGACCCAGGCGATTCACAAGCAGGTTAACCTCTCGAAGGTCTTCCGTCAGAAGGACGAGC GCTTTGTCAACATGCTGAACGAGATGCGCTTCGGCCGGCTCACGCCCGAGTCCATTGAGACCTTCCGCCGGCTCGACCGCCCCATTCCATGCCCTGAGGGCATTGTTCCAACTGAGCTTTTTCCGCGTCGTGAAGATGTCGACCGGTCCAACATGACGCGCCTCAGAAACCTGAGCACGGAAACCAAGACTTACGTTGCCCAGGATGGTGGTGTAATCCAGGACAAAATTCAACGTGACAAGATGTTGTCCAACTTCATGGCGCCACAGTCTCTCGAGCTCAGGGTGGACGCGCAGGTCATGCTCATCAAGAACATTGACGAGACGCTCGTCAACGGGAGCATGGGGCGCGTCCTCGGATTCTGCGAGAAGATCGCATTCGTCACCGACACCAACGGACGCtggcgcgagggcggcgtgcGAGAGGACATCCAGAGCCGAGACGGtcatgacgacgagcagaaggagaagatgTTGTCCAAGTATGACGCGCAGGTCAGCTCTTCGACCGCCAAGTTCCCCGTCGTCCGGTTCTCCACgcccggcggcggcgtccgTGATATGTTTGTCGAGTACGACCAGTTCAAGAACGAGCTGCCCAACGGTGAAGTTCAGGTATCGCGGGCGCAGCTGCCGCTCATTCTCGCTTGGGCCATGTCAATCCATAAGGCGCAAGGGCAGA cgcTGGAGCGCGTAAAAGTCGACCTCAGCAAGGTATTCGAGAAGGGGCAGG CGTACGTTGCCCTCTCTCGTGCGACGTCGCTCGAGGGCCTGCAAGTCAGGGGCTTCCGTCCAGATAAGGTGATGGCGCATCGCAAAGTCGCCGTCTGGTCGCGTAACCTGGACAACATCAATGTGTAA
- the RSM24 gene encoding uncharacterized protein (Mitochondrial ribosomal subunit protein) yields the protein MAGLIRTRVAMATRSFSTSAVARGFGKEPDWDQRNDEESAKYMWDEASTIGYIRLAAIDDVRQLVANMYTDAAALNAQAKTFKPAAGKIRLTTAIDLANPNHEYNQKTVLQAPLSTLPLKDAAAIRRFQLLAGPRWTPGTPGSSELAADGDGWFKLSEARYPAIRMNRKSASDMLERLVEAANDPKSPIPADTPLDGRHLLAKQSKFGGAKRYARREALQRRPDIVGGVKGFPKEWLSTEAQDKLKA from the exons ATGGCCGGCTTAATTCGTACGCGTGTGGCCATGGCCACCCGCTCATTCTCCACGTCGGCAGTCGCCCGCGGTTTCGGAAAGGAGCCCGATTGGGACCAAcgcaacgacgaggaaTCGGCAAAGTATATGTGGGACGAGGCCAGCACGATCGGATACATCCGTCTCGCGGCTATCGACGATGTCCGCCAACTCGTCGCTAACATGTACACGGACGCTGCGGCTCTGAATG CCCAAGCCAAGACGTTCAAGCCGGCCGCAGGCAAGATCCGCCTGACCACCGCTATCGACCTCGCAAACCCCAACCACGAGTATAACCAGAAGACTGTTCTTCAGGCCCCACTCTCCACTCTGCCTCTCAAGGATGCTGCTGCCATTCGCCGTttccagctcctcgccgggCCGCGGTGGACACCTGGCACTCCGGGATCCAGCGAGTTGGCcgcggacggcgacggGTGGTTCAAGCTCAGCGAGGCGCGATACCCCGCCATCCGGATGAACCggaagagcgcgagcgACATGTTGGAACGGCTGGTGGAGGCTGCAAAT GACCCCAAGTCGCCTATTCCCGCAGACACGCCGCTGGACGGGCGTCATCTCCTTGCAAAGCAGAGCAAGTTTGGAGGCGCAAAGCGGTACGCTCGGCGCGAGGCTCTTCAGCGCCGTCCGGACATTGTTGGCGGCGTCAAGGGGTTCCCGAAGGAGTGGCTGTCAACCGAGGCGCaggacaagctcaaggcaTGA
- a CDS encoding uncharacterized protein (Tetrahydrofolate dehydrogenase/cyclohydrolase, NAD(P)-binding domain) has product MPAVLVHTAAQAPAMSRSSSSSTITLVSTPHLKSFEPFEPEVTCTTLTAAAINKPLKAAFSSAVAELESPLRIVGLLATPDSGCRMYADMTARACASSGVTFHLQHATHSFDAVAETIHALNNDDGVDGLIVYFPLFEPDQDAILRSLISPRIDVEGLSGLPPDPAPFGLQTAAYPCTALAVVRALQHPTAALYDASRPAGSGFQGTITVVNRSPTVGQPLARMLAADGARVFSVDINGAQMLHLLNGEIAISSLDAAMEDMLGQSDAVVSAVPGNFCLDTASFKPGCVAIDLSEHGNFGANVRERARVFAPRIGGVTILMLQINALVLRRQSQPASKLK; this is encoded by the coding sequence ATGCCAGCCGTACTCGTCCACACCGCGGCGCAAGCGCCGGCCATGtcccgctcctcgtcaagctcgaccaTCACGCTCGTTTCCACGCCGCACCTCAAATCTTTCGAACCCTTCGAACCCGAGGTGACATGCACGACACTGACCGCGGCGGCCATCAACAAGCCGCTCAAGGCGGCGTTTTCTTCTGCCGTTGCAGAGCTCGAGTCGCCTCTCCGTATCGTTGGTCTTCTGGCAACCCCAGACTCGGGATGTAGGATGTATGCCGACATGacagcgcgcgcgtgcgcgtcTTCAGGCGTCACCTTTCATCTCCAACATGCCACTCACTCGTTTGATGCCGTTGCCGAAACGATTCATGCCCTCaacaacgacgacggcgtcgacggcctcaTAGTCTACTTTCCCCTTTTCGAGCCAGACCAAGACGCCATCCTTCGGTCTCTCATCTCACCCCGAATCGACGTCGAAGGCCTCTCGGGTCTCCCCCCCGATCCCGCACCATTCGGACTCCAAACCGCCGCGTATCCATGTACGGCGCTGGCCGTGGTTCGCGCACTCCAACACCCCACCGCCGCATTATACGATGCCTCTCGTCCCGCCGGCTCCGGATTCCAGGGCACAATCACGGTGGTGAATCGCTCCCCGACCGTCGGACAGCCTCTGGCTCGCATGCTGGCCGCAGACGGCGCCCGCGTCTTCTCAGTCGACATCAATGGCGCCCAGATGCTTCATCTACTCAATGGCGAAATCGCCATTTCAtccctcgacgccgcgatGGAGGACATGCTGGGTCAATCGGATGCAGTCGTCTCGGCCGTGCCAGGAAATTTCTGCCTCGACACGGCCAGTTTCAAGCCTGGTTGTGTGGCTATCGATCTGTCCGAACACGGTAACTTTGGCGCAAatgtgcgcgagcgcgcacgTGTCTTCGCACCGCGTATTGGCGGCGTTACCATCCTCATGCTCCAGATCAACGcactcgtcctccgccgccaGAGTCAACCTGCGAGTAAGCTCAAGTGA
- the ARO7 gene encoding uncharacterized protein (chorismate mutase) — protein MNLTTGASVPELLALDNIRTQLIRLEDTIIFSLIERAQFARNKRIYEAGAFEAEMGSQEPLLNWFIRETESFHAKARRYTSPDEHPFTPRELLPTPVLVPMDFPPLLHVPAASHPSVNVNDSILDFYVRHIVPGITKDKDDGNYGSSATRDVEVLQALSRRIHFGMFVSESKFQSAPADFIPHILANPPNKDALAALITKPAVEARLLARLANKAKVYGCEMDADGHVIEDTATRIDIKAVVALYHDWVIPLTKEVEVDYLVHRLDEVPQSQIDEWMGTA, from the exons AACTCTTAGCGCTGGACAACATCCGCACCCAGCTCATCCGCCTGGAGGACACTATCATCTTCT CGTTGATCGAGCGTGCCCAGTTTGCGCGCAACAAGCGTATCTACGAGGCGGGCGCGTTTGAGGCCGAAATGGGCTCCCAGGAGCCCCTTCTCAATTGGTTCATCCGCGAGACCGAGAGCTTTCACG CCAAGGCGCGCCGCTACACTTCACCCGATGAGCACCCTTTCAcgccgcgcgagctgctcccTACGCCAGTTCTTGTTCCAATGGacttccctcccctcttGCATGTCCCCGCGGCGTCCCATCCCTCGGTCAATGTGAATGACAGCATCCTCGACTTCTACGTTAGGCATATTGTGCCTGGAATCACaaaggacaaggacgacggcAACTACGGGAGTAGTGCCACTCGCGATGTAGAAGTGCTCCAGGCACTCAGCCGGCGTATTCATTTCG GCATGTTTGTGTCCGAGTCCAAATTCCAGTCGGCGCCGGCCGACTTTATCCCTCATATCCTCGCCAACCCACCGAACAAGGACGCGCTGGCTGCGCTCATCACCAAGCCAGCGGTTGAGGCGCGCTTATTGGCACGCCTAGCcaacaaggccaaggtGTACGGGTGTGAGATGGATGCGGACGGACACGTGATTGAGGACACGGCGACGCGGATCGACATCAAGGCCGTCGTTGCACTGTACCACGACTGGGTTATCCCTCTGACAAAGGAGGTTGAG GTCGATTATCTTGTTCACcggctcgacgaggtgccTCAGTCGCAGATTGACGAGTGGATGGGCACCGCATAG